TCGACTTCGACGTGATGCTGCAGCGAGTGGATGAAATCCTCGGAAAGGTCTTCCGGCGCGAGCGCCGATTCTGCGATCTCGCGCAGGGCGACCACAGGATTTTTGTCGCGGTCGCGATCGACGAGGATCGGCTGACCAGACGAGATGTTTCGCGCCCGATGCGCCGCGAGAAGGACAAGGTCGAAGCGATTTTCGATCTTGTCGACGCAATCTTCGACAGTAACGCGCGCCATCTGCTGTCAAGCTCCATTCGGTTCGGGAGTAGCGCTGATACGCCAATTAGGAAAATTAGGCAATAATCTCGTGGCTCTAGACGCGCGGGCGGTTTTTTTTGACGCTGCAGATCGGATTTTTTCTAGAAAATGCCCAATCATCGCCCCGTAAAAAAACGCAGTTCCTCTTGACGCTGTGACATGGAGAGGCGATGTATTTGCTAGAGACGCGTGCGGCGCTTTTCAAAGATGGCTGTGAATAGCCGGCGAATGCAGCGAGAACGGCGCAGTCGCTCTTTTGTTAATTTAGGCGCCGGACATTGAAACGATTGAGCGAAACGCCGAACTGCGGGTTGATGGCGTTAGCCGGCGCCGCCCGCGTTTAACACCTTAACCGACCGTGAGACTAAGATGGCAGATATCGAACGAACTGCGTTGTTCATTGACGGCGCGAACTTGTACGCGACCGCGAAATCGCTTGGATTCGATATTGATTATAAGCGCTTGCTCCGTGAATTCCAGGGCAAGGGCCGTCTGATCCGCGCGTTCTACTACACCGCTCTGATCGAGGACCAAGAGTATTCGTCGATCCGTCCTCTGATCGACTGGCTGGACTACAACGGCTATGCGGTCGTGACCAAGCCGACCAAGGAGTTCGTCGATTCGCTCGGCCGCCGCAAAGTTAAAGGCAATATGGACATTGAGCTCGCGGTCGACGCCATGGAAATGGCCGGCCATATCGACCACATGGTCCTGTTCTCCGGCGACGGCGACTTCCGGTCTCTGGTGGAGGCCGTGCAGCGCCGCGGCGTGCGGGTTTCGGTCATTTCGACGATCACCACCCAGCCGCCGATGATCGCCGACGAATTGCGCCGGCAGGCCGACGAATTCATCGATCTTATCCATCTTGTCGGCAAGATCGGCCGCGATCCGGGCGAGCGCGCAGAGCGCATGCAGCGGTATCAGGAGCGTCCTCGTCCCGCGCCGCAAGCGGCTCACGCCGAAGAAGAAGAAGGCGAGTGACGCCAGCGTCCGGAGCCAAAGGTTCGGCGTCTCGATGTCGGGGCGCCGAATTTTTGTAGGTCGGGGTCAGCCGCGCGCGCGCAACAGCCGGCCTTTTTCGCGGCTCCAGTCGCGCTTCTTTTCGACTTCACGTTTATCGTGCAGCTTCTTGCCCTTTCCGAGGGCGATTTGCAGCTTGGCCCTGCCCCTGGCGTTGAAATAGAGCTTCAGCGGCACGATCGTCATGCCTTCGCGCTCGATAGCCTGCGAGAGCTTGGCGATCTCCCGCGACTTGAGCAGCAGTTTGCGCGGCCGCTTCGGCGGATGGTTGAAGCGATTGCCGGCGAGATATTCGGGAATGTTGGCGTTGACCAGCCATGCCTCGCCTTGCCGATCGACATGGGCGTAGCTTTCGGCGATCGTCGCCTTGCCCGTGCGCAGCGACTTCACCTCGGTGCCCGTCAGCGCCAGCCCCGCTTCGAAAATTTCGCCGATTTCATAATTGTAGCGCGCCTTGCGGTTATCGGCGACGACCTTGAAATTCGGATCCGGCTTTGCGGCCACTGATTTTCCTCAAAGCGTCTCGATGAAGGAGAGACGCGAATCTGGCGCCTTAGGCGGGGAGCACGCCGGCGTGGATCATCGCCGCGCGTATGCGATCCTTAGTGGGTTGCGTGCAGGGCACCAGAGGAAGACGCACCTCTTCTTCAGCCTTGCCCAGAAGCGACAGCCCGTATTTTGCGCCAGTGACGCCGGCCTCAATAAAGGTCGCGACATGCAGCGGCGTCAGCCTGTCCTGAATCTCCAGCGCCTTGGCGTAGTCGCCGGCAAGACAGGCGTTCTGCAGATCGGCGCAAAGCCGCGGCGCGATATTGGCGACGACCGAAATGCACCCATGCGCGCCCGCCGCCATGCAGGCGAGCGCCGTGAGATCGTCGCCCGAAAGCTGGATGAATTCCGGCCCCATCGCCGCGCGTTGCAACGAGATGCGGCCGATGTTGCCGGTCGCGTCCTTCACGCCGACGACATTCCTCAACTCGGCGCAGCGCTTCATGGTCTCGACGCTCATATCGATGACCGAGCGCGGCGGGATATTGTAGATGATGATGGGAATCGAGACTGCGTCGTTGATCGCCTTGAAGTGCAGATAAAGCCCTTCCTGGTTGGGCTTATTGTAATAGGGCGTGACGATGAGCAGACCATCTGCGCCCGCGCGCTCGGCATGGCCGGCGATGGCGATCGCCTCGCGGGTGTTGTTCGAGCCCGCGCCGGCGACGATCGGCACGCGCCCGCGCGCGGCGCGGATCGTCTCGGTGATGACGCGCCCATGCTCTTCATGGCTCAGCGTCGGGCTCTCCCCCGTGGTGCCGACGGGCACGAGGCCATGCGTTCCATTTTCGATCTGCCAATCGATCAGCGCGCGCAGGGCGTCATAGTCGACCTCTCCATGGGAAAACGGCGTGACCAGGGCCGTCATCGACCCATGAAAAATCGGCTTTCCACTCATAGAATCAATGCTTTCCCTACGCCTCAGAGCCGCCGTAATCGCGTCGCTAAGATTGAATGCCCTTCATAGCGGTTGGGCTGCGTCGAGGAAAGCCCCACGCTATAAAGCCTTACGCTATAATGGGAGACGACAAGAGGTCGAAGACAGCGGGCGCGCGAAGTTGACTCTTCGTAAACCAAATGAGCGCAGCTTTTTCACACCAGTAGGGAAACGCGGTGATGATGTTGCCTCGACGGGTCGCGACGCGGTTCAAACTGACAGTCGGCATCGCCGCCCTCGTGATCGCGGCGCCTGCTTTCACCGGCCTTGACCGTCTTGGCGACGGCGAGGCGAAGCGCAAAACCGCCTCGCGCTGGACGCCTTCGATCCCCTTCAGTCTCGGCGCCTGGCGCTCGCGGGTCGGTACCTTCCAGGAGACGGTGCATGAGTTCGTCGACCGCAAACGCGGCGACGATGAGGCGGCGCATCCTCTGGAAAACTCGCTTTTTGCCGCCGATGAAGGCGCGCTGCCGCCGGTCGTCGCCTATGCGCCCGCGCAGAACCGGCTCAACGTCGACGCGATGGCGCATTCCGCCGCCGCCCTGTTAGGAGACGACGCCGAGGTTTTCACCCAGGCGGTCGCCGCATACAGGTCCGGAGATTTCGCGCAAGGCGACGACGCCGCGTCGCGGCTCCATGCGCCGCTTGCCGAGGCCGCCGCGCGATGGACCGGCCTTCGGCTTCATGCCCACGAAGCGGGGTTCAGGCGCATCGCCGAATTCCTTGCTGCTCACCCGGATTGGCCCGCCGGCGACTGGTTGCGCCGTCGCGGCGAGCAGGCGCTCGTCGCCGAGCGCCACGCCGACAAGACTGTGCTCGCCTGGTTCGCGGAAAACAAGCCGCTCACCGGCTTTGGCAAATATGCCCTGGCGCGGGCGATCGCTCGCGAAGGCGATTTCGAATCGGCGGCGGCGCTGGCGCGCGACGCTTGGCGCAACGACGATATCGGACAGGGGTTCGACACGACCTTCAATAAGGAGCTCGGCGAGCTTCTGACGTCGGCCGATCACAAGTTCCGCGCCGATCGTCTGCTCTACGCCGGAAAGAATACGCTCGCGTTGCGCAGCGCCGAGCTCGCCGGCAAGGATGTCACGCTGCTCGCCCGCGCACGCATCTCCGGCGTCGATAAGCTGGCGGCTTCTTTGCCGGCGTCTGTGCAGAACGATCCCGGACTGCTTTACGGACGCGTGCACAAGCTGCGTAACGACAAGAAATTCCTTGAAGCGGGCGCGCTGCTGCGCAATGCGCCGCGCGACATCGAGAAGGTCGTCGACGGCGACGTTTGGTGGGAGGAGCGGCGCATCGTCGCCCGCAAGCTTCTCGACCAGGGAGATCCGCAGACCGCTTACACGCTTTGCGCGGATCACGCCGCCGCCAAGACCAGCAACAAGGTCGACGCCGAATTCAACGCCGGCTGGATCGCTCTGCGGTTCTTGAACGAACCGATCAAAGCCGAGCGCCATTTCACGCGGCTTGCGCAGGTCGCCGAGACTCCGCTGCAAAAGTCTCGCGCGTACTATTGGCTCGGACGCGCGGCGGAAGCCGCGCACGCCGAGGACGACTCCAAAGCGCGCAATTTCTATCTGCAGGCGGCGGCGCATTCCACGACCTTCTACGGGCAGCTCGCCAATTCCCGCCTCGGCGCCGACGAGCGACCGCTTCGCCCGCCGCCGGCGGCCGCCTCCGGCGACCGCCGAAGCGAAGCGGTTCGCGTTGCGGAGCTGCTGTTCTCCGTGGGCGAGAAGGAGGTCGCGGCGCCGCTTGCGCTCGACGGCGCAAAATATCTGCAGGACGAGACGCAGGTCGCGGCCCTCGGAGAGGTCATTGCGCGCCAGGGCGACGCGAAGCTCTCGCTCATTTACGGCAAGGCCGCCTCCTATAGGGGAATCGCGCTCGACGACGTCGCCTTCCCCGCCTATGGCGTTCCGGATTTCAACGCGCTTCCTGGCTCCGCGTCCCGTTCGATCGTCTTCGCCGTGGCACGCCAGGAAAGCGCCTTCGATCCCAAGGCCGTCTCCTCCGCCGGCGCCATGGGCCTGATGCAGATGATCGCCTCGACGGCGCGGCACACCGCCTTTATGCGCGGCGTCAGCTTCGACATGTCGCGGATGCTGAGCGACCCGCCCTTCAACGCCCAGCTCGGCGCGGCGCATCTCGGCATTCTGCTGGGCGAATATCGGGGCGCCTATCTCCTCACCTTCGCCGCCTACAACGCCGGCGGCGGTCGGGTGAAGCAATGGATCGACGCCTATGGCGACCCGCGCAAGCCCAATGTCGATCCGATCGACTGGGTCGAGCGGATTCCGATCACCGAAACGCGCAATTACGTGCAGCGGGTGATGGAGAATTTCGTCGTCTATCGGGCGAAGTTCGAGGATACGGGAACGCGGTCGCCGCAAGTCGAACTGGCGCGCGCCGGCGACAGCCTGTGATCTAGCAAGGAAAGCGGTTATGAGAACCGAGGAGTTCGCCCAGCGGCCAGCTGTGGCGCAGCTCCGTCAGCGGCTCGGCAAAATATTGATTGCTGCCCGAATAGGGATAGCCGAAATCGCAGCCGGACGTCTGGGTGACCCGAGACGACATGAACACAAGCTCTAGGGTCGCGACAAAAAAACGCTTCTTGTCGATGGCGATGCGCGTCCAGCTTGGATCGTCGCGCAAGATTTTGACTTCCGTCCCCGCCGGCGCGGTCGTGATCGCCGCATAATTCTCCTCTGGACCCGCGCGCAACACCGCCGGATAGGCGAGCGTCAGCTTTATCGCCGCCGCCTGCTGAGCGCAGGAGAGCGCGCCGAAAAGAACAAAGGCGAATAGCGACCGACGCATGCCGACTTCCCTGGTTTTGATGTGCGCTCGCGCAATCCCCAGACGCAGCGCCTAACCTAAAAGATATTCCCGCCGGCTCCAAATGGCGCCGGCCAAACAAGCGCATGGGACAGCGGCATGGACGAATCGTCGGCGCAGCGACAGGCGCGTGGCTCTCGACTCAGGCGCGGCGCGCGGCCTATGCTTGAATCCAGCGGCGGCGCGGCCTTTCCGGCAAGTCCGCCGCTGGCTTACGGTGCGCTCATGCGGCGGATCGCGTTTTCTCTTGTCGCCGCCTTTGCAGCGTATTTTGCGCAGCCGTTGTGGCGCGCCACGCAGAGCGCCATCGCCGAGACGAAAGCCAAAACAAGCGCGATCAGCTTTACGCCAGGCGAGTTGGCGGCGGATCGCGACGGCGCGAGCCTCATCGCCGTGCCGGCGCCAGGCCGCTATGCGATTCGTGCAAAAAGTCCCTCCGGCGCGCGCATCGAACTCGTCGACATGATCGCCGGCCCGCTCGACTCAAGCGGCGCGCCTGGCCTGCGCGACGGACGCATCGACGCGTTGCTCGACAAGGGCGTCTACAAGCTACGGGTTTTCGGCGTGAAAGGCGCGAGCGGCAAGGCCACGCTCTCCGCGCAGGCGTTCGTCGAAGCCAGCCCGTCGAAGCCGACGCTCGCGCCAGGGCGCATCCAGAGCGGTGAACTCGGCGATCTGCAGCAACGCTCCTATTCCTTCGACGTCGGCGCAGAGGGTCGCGTGAGCCTGGAAGCGATCGGCCGGGCGCTCAGCGACCTGCGCGTCTGGCGTAGCGACGGCGAACTCGTCGATCTCGCCTCCGAGCAGGAGACGGTCGAAACAAAGCCGGGCCGCGCGATGAATCGACTGCGTGTTGAAGGCGCGCTGGAGCCGGGGCGCTATGTCGTCACCGCCTATGGCGGCGAAAAGCTGGTCTGGGCGCAAGGCGACGCGGGGCAGCCCTTCTTGCTGCGCCTTGAAGAGCCGGCGCTGCTCGCGGCGGGCGTCGCCGAGGGCGTGATCGGCCCCTTCGGCGCCGAGCGTTTCGGCGCGCCGGCAAGCTATGACGCCTTTCGTCTCGACCTCGCGCAGACGACGCCGGCGCGGCTTGAAGCGCGGCGCAATGAAGTCAAAGAGATTGCGACAATCTCGAAGAACAGCCGCACGCCCTCCGCGAACCTTCGCCTCGCGTCCGACGGCAAGACAAACGCGCATATTGAAGTCTCCGGCTACGAGGGTCAGGCGTTCACGCTGCGTGGACTGCGTCAGTCGGACCGCGAAACATTCGAAGCGTCTGGACCGCATCTCGTCGGCGTCGATCTTGCCGGCGACGGCGGGGACGAAGCGCCGGCGACGGCGCTCTTCGCGCGCATAGAGAAGGACGGCAAGACGCGGGTGATCGCCTCGGACGCGCCGCGCATCGGCGCCGGAAAAGCGTGGCGGGGAAAGTTCAATCTCTTCGGGCCGACGTCGATCCTCTTCGAGGCGACGCGCGATGGGCTCGTCGCGATCGATGCGAAAGGCGTCAAGGTCGACGCTTCGATCGAACCGGCGCTTGGCGCGCTGGCGCCCCGGGCTGACGGCAAGAACTCCGCGCGCTACGATCTCCAGGCGGGCTATTATTTTCTCAAGCTCGAGCCGAAGAGCGATTCCGGCGGCGTGATCGACGTGACGCTCGGCCCGCCCGGACTCTCTGTATCTGCGCCTGCGGCGGCGCCTTCACGCTCCACAATTTCTTTCGGGACGCAGACTCTCGAAAGGGACGGTTCCTATCTCATCCTGACGAATGTCGCGCCGCAGCTCTTAACCGGGCCGCGCGTCGTCGCGCTTCCCGTTGAACTCGACAAGGCGCCATTGGCGCTCTGGCAGGACGCAGGCAAGGACGTGGCGTTGCCAGTGCGGCTTCCCAAGACCGGCAAGGCGATTGCCCGCGATTGGCATAACGCCGACGTCCCGCTGACCTTCGGCGATCGAAAGGAAGAGAATGAGCAGCGCCTGGCGACAATAAAGATCGCGGCGTCAGAAAAACCGCGCGCGCTGGGCCTCATCTTCGTTCTCGAAACGACGCCGG
Above is a genomic segment from Methylocystis rosea containing:
- a CDS encoding lytic transglycosylase domain-containing protein, whose protein sequence is MMLPRRVATRFKLTVGIAALVIAAPAFTGLDRLGDGEAKRKTASRWTPSIPFSLGAWRSRVGTFQETVHEFVDRKRGDDEAAHPLENSLFAADEGALPPVVAYAPAQNRLNVDAMAHSAAALLGDDAEVFTQAVAAYRSGDFAQGDDAASRLHAPLAEAAARWTGLRLHAHEAGFRRIAEFLAAHPDWPAGDWLRRRGEQALVAERHADKTVLAWFAENKPLTGFGKYALARAIAREGDFESAAALARDAWRNDDIGQGFDTTFNKELGELLTSADHKFRADRLLYAGKNTLALRSAELAGKDVTLLARARISGVDKLAASLPASVQNDPGLLYGRVHKLRNDKKFLEAGALLRNAPRDIEKVVDGDVWWEERRIVARKLLDQGDPQTAYTLCADHAAAKTSNKVDAEFNAGWIALRFLNEPIKAERHFTRLAQVAETPLQKSRAYYWLGRAAEAAHAEDDSKARNFYLQAAAHSTTFYGQLANSRLGADERPLRPPPAAASGDRRSEAVRVAELLFSVGEKEVAAPLALDGAKYLQDETQVAALGEVIARQGDAKLSLIYGKAASYRGIALDDVAFPAYGVPDFNALPGSASRSIVFAVARQESAFDPKAVSSAGAMGLMQMIASTARHTAFMRGVSFDMSRMLSDPPFNAQLGAAHLGILLGEYRGAYLLTFAAYNAGGGRVKQWIDAYGDPRKPNVDPIDWVERIPITETRNYVQRVMENFVVYRAKFEDTGTRSPQVELARAGDSL
- the dapA gene encoding 4-hydroxy-tetrahydrodipicolinate synthase, giving the protein MSGKPIFHGSMTALVTPFSHGEVDYDALRALIDWQIENGTHGLVPVGTTGESPTLSHEEHGRVITETIRAARGRVPIVAGAGSNNTREAIAIAGHAERAGADGLLIVTPYYNKPNQEGLYLHFKAINDAVSIPIIIYNIPPRSVIDMSVETMKRCAELRNVVGVKDATGNIGRISLQRAAMGPEFIQLSGDDLTALACMAAGAHGCISVVANIAPRLCADLQNACLAGDYAKALEIQDRLTPLHVATFIEAGVTGAKYGLSLLGKAEEEVRLPLVPCTQPTKDRIRAAMIHAGVLPA
- the smpB gene encoding SsrA-binding protein SmpB; translated protein: MAAKPDPNFKVVADNRKARYNYEIGEIFEAGLALTGTEVKSLRTGKATIAESYAHVDRQGEAWLVNANIPEYLAGNRFNHPPKRPRKLLLKSREIAKLSQAIEREGMTIVPLKLYFNARGRAKLQIALGKGKKLHDKREVEKKRDWSREKGRLLRARG
- a CDS encoding SH3 domain-containing protein, with product MRRSLFAFVLFGALSCAQQAAAIKLTLAYPAVLRAGPEENYAAITTAPAGTEVKILRDDPSWTRIAIDKKRFFVATLELVFMSSRVTQTSGCDFGYPYSGSNQYFAEPLTELRHSWPLGELLGSHNRFPC
- a CDS encoding NYN domain-containing protein, which codes for MADIERTALFIDGANLYATAKSLGFDIDYKRLLREFQGKGRLIRAFYYTALIEDQEYSSIRPLIDWLDYNGYAVVTKPTKEFVDSLGRRKVKGNMDIELAVDAMEMAGHIDHMVLFSGDGDFRSLVEAVQRRGVRVSVISTITTQPPMIADELRRQADEFIDLIHLVGKIGRDPGERAERMQRYQERPRPAPQAAHAEEEEGE
- the rpoZ gene encoding DNA-directed RNA polymerase subunit omega; translated protein: MARVTVEDCVDKIENRFDLVLLAAHRARNISSGQPILVDRDRDKNPVVALREIAESALAPEDLSEDFIHSLQHHVEVDEPEAEAAPALTPAVAGELEVEGPFDRMTEEDLLRGLEGLVPPAEVEDEAE